The DNA window AGCATTATGGCCAGCATGTACAATTTAGAGGTTCACTGCAACTGGCCATGGAGGTTCCACAGAACAGTCACAGCCACTCACCCCAAACCTAATCAAAGTCTTCCAGGAACAAGATTGTTGGATCCACGACAAACTGCGGCTTCAAACAGCAGCTAAAGGCCCTTGATGAGCAGTTGGAAATGGCCGCTATAGCCAGACGGGTAATTCTCAGCGAGCTCGCTCTTGGGAGCACAAATAACATTTGAGGGATTTAATCCAACATGCACAAAGTGAACAAACCAGGATTTCTACAACAGCAGCCCTACCGATAATGGAAGAAACCCATTTTCGAATTTCCTCATCAGCATTTAGCTTATCGGGGTTGAAGTCTGACTTTACCGTCTTCGCCCAGCTGCTCCTGGATTTTTTCAAAGTCGGAGCCACCAACGAcacccactttcactttcttccGCAAAGCCTGAAGAAAATCGGCCATTTCCGGAGTGATTTTCTAGTCGCAGAGgagaagaaacaaaataaatcactGTGTGCCAACTCATGGGCATCTGTCCAATAAATGTATTTCTATCTCACCCTGTTTGTAAAGACCCATGCTGCGTCAAGGGGCATGTGCAGAACGCTTTTCCTTCGCTTGCTCATTCCCAAATGAGAACAGTAGGTGTTGGATGGCTGACAGTGTGTTCTTGCATAAATATATTTACTTAtcatttttaaataatgaattatATGTTGACTCAAAAGGAAGAGCAAGTTTGAGAGATCGCTTTTATAAGGATTGGAGACTACTGCAATGCTGATTGTAGTTTATTGTTGCAAACCACCTGGAGACCTTTTTGCAAGGAGAGTGGTTTATAAATTGAATTACTATTAATAGCCATCATAATAATACAGACAGATAGTACAAGAAACTtcaattaatattattaataataatgcaGATAGTACAAGAAAGTTGAATTAATATTAAtagtcataataataataatgtaatgtaGTCAGATAATACAAGAAACGTTATTTATATTAATAGCAAAATTGATAATAACGCAGTCGGACAGTGCAAGAAACTCAACTCGCAATGCAAGAAGATGACAGACACCAGAGGGGGAAATGCAAGTGACACGCCGCAATGCAAAAAGAGGCTTACAAAAGCAACGCATGACAGCTGTCAATCGCGCCTTTCTTGCCAAAGTTCATACAGAAAGGACTCTACACATGCTCAGGGGCCCGACGGCGCTCTCACCTGGCGGGGCGCGGTGAGGGTGCCGTCCACGTCGAAGAGGCACAGCTCGCACCCGCCGTCCAAGCCATCCTCGGCGCCCGCCATGCCGACAGCGCCAGGCGATGAGTTGGCCCGGTCCGGCTTCCTTCCTCAACCACGACTCCCGGCATGCCACGCACGGCGAAGTCCGGGTCTTCCGGAGCTCTGCGCATGCGTAAAGGCGACTAGACGCGGAGGGGACGACGtggggactacaactcccagcatgcagcGCAAGGCCGCTCGCAGTTCTGTCCGCTGCGGACGGCCGGACGACGGCCGAGAGGGGACTAAAAGCCGCGGAGAGGAGATCACTGAGGGGATTTGCAAGTTTGGCGTTTTCTTGCATCGATAAATATAAACTTGCAAATGGTGAGTTTAGATCTATGGATGCAGATCCACGTGAGCAACTACAGAGGCAGCGGCTCACGTTATATCTGCACAATAACATGACTTAAATAccttacaaaataataatataaaatagaCAATTCAATAAACAATACGCAGCGGGATCTGAAAGCTTAACCGAGGGTGAAACACCTGActgttcccctctcctctccctatttaataaaaggggagggaaggtgggtaGATAGATACTCATATTTCCATGGAGAGCTCTGTGCACTTAAACACAATTTATGCTCACACTTGTGTGCAGATCAATGGGTTTGCATACCAGTTTTGTGGCTCTGTTTGTGTATGCAGAGCATATATGCAGATCGTGTATATGTTGGACTCCACCTGCTCTCCACCCTTAGGGGATATGGCAGATATGCCCCCAGGGTGGGCTGTATTGATAGATTTGCGCACACCGAGCAAAAACAAATACACCTGCTTGCAGAAATCAAGATACGGAAATGGATCTGCACAGAGATCTTTTCAATCCCATGCATGCATTCTTCGTTTTTCtgtcccaccctttctccatgaAAGGTGGATTATCGAATGAAAGAAGATAGCGATGCGGATATTTGGCCCCATcacccttttatcttcacaacaaccttctgAGGTTGGCTAAGGCGTTAAGCAGCAGCCTGTGATTCGGTGGGGAGGGCATGCTTCTGGGCCTCTGTGCTCCTACTCTAGTACTCTAAACTTCTACCCTGCTGCTATGGAGAATGGCCTGTCACTGTTTTCTGAGCCTGTCCCCATCCAGGCAAGGGATTTGCATCCCAAATGTGAAGCCCACCCCTTGCATTCTCAGGGGAGTCTCACCACATGCATTTCTGCTTTGCCCGCCATCCCAAACGATTCTGCATCTGACAAATGCTTTATTTCAGGCTGGAATGCTGTCCTCTTGCGGTCACCTGTGCCTCGTCTCCTCCTGGGCAAGGAGTCTTCAAAAGGCAACATCGCTAGGACGGTGGGAACGGACCTCGCCCCATTCCTTTAGAATGCGTACGGCGCTTTTGCCGTGCGGCTGGCAAAGCCACGCGATCCAAGCGGTCCTGCCCAGATGGTTGGGCGTTTCGGCGCCTTCTCAGCAGGCCCGGGAGCAAAACCCAGCTGAGAACCTGAAAGACTTCAAACCGATTTACAGGTTTCCTGGGATCAGGTACTGCCGAGCCGTGTCGAGGCTGAAGCTGCTGCAGACAGGCCTGACAGCTCTGATTCTGCCGCCGGTCTGGTTTCTCTGCTGGCACGGCCAAGTGACCCAAACTGAGTGCCTTTACAGCACAGGGGTCGCATGCTTTGCTGGCATCATGCTGTACGCCATGAGCCATTACTTCCGGCGGATCATCGGCATGATGTACCTGAACGGAGACGGCACGGTGCTGCGAGTGGCGCATTTGACATTCTGGGGAAGGAGGAACGATATCTACTGCCCGGTCGAGACCGTAATGACCTTGGATGACATCGGTGACAACTGGAACGAACTTCTGCTCCGGTTCAAGCAGTACAACAGGGACGGGTGTTTATACTTCACTCTCCGCTTTGGACAAGTGGTGGACCAAGAAGGATTTGTAAAAGTGTTTGGCAGAGTGTAGCCACTTGCCCCGTGGATGTGTTCGCTAGTTTTTCACAGTCAACACTTCAGCCTGCCATTCTGGGAGCAGCCGGTTGACCCTAAAGGGGCCTTAGACATCACTCCAAACACGTGTTCCAGGTGCTTGACATTTTGATGATCCTGGAATTTTTAGCAGGTTTCAAACCTGGCAGATGTATTAAGTCAATGGGAGACCATAATACGTCACTGTGTGCTTGGCTTCAAAGGGTGTTCTGTTGACTTCAAGGTGTTCTGTTGACTTCAAGGGGATACTTATGGCTGCTTTAGCTTGGGGGCCTTCTGAGCTGTCAGACGGTAGAATTTACCGTTCCCCCTAGCTACTTGTCACGCTGGAGAACTGTGGGGCTGTcacattaaaaatcaaaatgccCAATCCTTTTGAAACtggttgtatttttttatttgggtCTGTGTAGGAGACTAACCGATACTAAATGCAAGACCTGGGGCAGGAATgtgtggagggagagaaaggtagCGTGCTGGCCAATGTTTGAATTGTGGCTAAACACAGGGCTTGAAAAAGGGCACTGCTAACAGACTGCAGGTTTTAATGCATTCCGTGCAAGTATGCGCATCTAGCGAATGCCACATGCATGGGGGTTAAGAAACCGCAGAAAGGATTTATGTGGATAgtccaaacattaaaaataggTTTTTGCCTTATTAAAATATCTCTTTGCTTTTTCTGTAACCCTGCCGTTCTCTCTGGGGGAGGCCAGTCTACAAATCCAATAAACCAACCCAACCAatgcagtgtattgttgaaggctttcacggccagattcaactggttgtggtgggttttgcattcaccaatactgctgctgctgcagggaatgcaaatgtgaatcacctcacctttgcatggcaagttccacccaaacacttactgattggttccccatgctgggacatggacaatatattccccattaaacattcccttttctctggacacagtgtgttgcagacttttctctgtgatacacctttgaagatggcagccacagatgcaggcgaaacgttaggaacaagatccaccagaccacggccacacagcccagaaaacccaccacaaccaatcaatgCAGCTTACCTCATTCTCTTTCGTCTTATCTGCAACCCCTTGAGGCTGCGTTAGGCCAGCGGTTGCCACTGGCCCAGGGATTTTGGACACTGTACCAAGGCTGGAGAAGAATCAAGCCGTGCACAGagggcaatctatatatataaaaagcaaaccgtgagtttgttccttatggtctagcacaggaactccTGGGCCAATTcgtctgaaaattcccagccactgcagTCAGCCAGGCgcgagtgtttttagatgttcacatacctgaaatttcacacatgGCCCagttaaaatgcctttttcctggcgctccatggtgaaggacatgcagctgcctgtgtgtaactgtcacccttaaaatgtttgtgcccttagaatatTCGCTCAgttggccagatatgagcagtgaaaacagtacataggcagtaccttgagtggaagtgaaacacatacacatgttgccgtgtgagatgtcagatgCCGTGtgaggttccccccctcacatgcagatACCTTTCACTCTccgtgcctcacccactactaccacacaacacacctactctcatacacattcagctcatcctcacactcctcactctgccctccctcacatccaaccaccacttaactacttccttgCCCATaatccacacccatattgaacaagcttgaatggaaaagtcagctggaggaagagagagggaagggatggagggggaggcatgcaagggaagagaattgagagaggggagagagtgaggggtggcatgcaagggaggcgagggagggggcccagcatctggatatgacccacccaccctagtggatggaaaggagagggagggggaggggtggcatgcaagggaagagaagtgagggagagagtgaggggtggcatgcaagggacgggggGAAGGGACCAGCCAGCCTAGGTTCCCTggatactgcggttacagttcagaaaaccaggcacgcgttactcaggagtaagctcggtaaagcaaccgtgacatactttgaatggctgcgtcccgcccctcagagggtttactcagaagcgacacccattgccaccaaccaaacttactcctaggtaaaggattgtgaccagccagcctaggtgtgtgggaggggtgcctttccattccccccaaggaatgcggtcacacacatcaatgacatcgcacagtatcaggctgcgcgaTTCCAtcagcatgtactgctggcctctgcaattgatttgctgctactgttcctttcccatttcaccacaataacccacagcaacgcgtggccgggtactgcTAGTTCagctataaatatttttattttaagaatacAGATTAACACAAGGAAACTTATCTCATGGATCCATGGGACATGGCTATTGGTTAAACATAAAGGTCGGTTACGTGTCGGCTTTATGCATGGATTTGGCACAGTCAACAGGTTGTAAACAAAATTATTACTTTTAGAATAGAATTAGACGCTGCAGAGGCAAAGCCTCTACCATGCTGTGGTAACCTTTAGGGTGTGTATGCCGGTTCACAGTTAAGATTTCCATAAAAATTACTGCTAAAAAAAGCACGCTGAGAAGTGTttataccctcccccaccccgcacaaATATCCCAAAACAGAGTGTGGCAAAAGTCTTGGTTACCAGACCTTGGATTTGGTTACGGAAAAAGGGTTGATAGAAATGGGAATCCCCTCAACTGCATGGTATTTTGAAGGAACCAGGATTCCCCCAGTTGGCAGCAGATGTGAACCTCTTTTCCCACGCCTGAAGCTTGGGAAAAATGGGACGGAGATGAAACTGGGACTACCCCAGTTGATCTGAAAATGCTGAACGATAGTTCAAATAGATTGATGGCTCGGAAGGCCAGAGTGTCATACAGGTACCAGCAAATGCTGAGAACTCCCAACTATTCCCAGTGCATCAAGGAGGCTTGGAACTTTTGTGCATGTTTGTGCCCTGCCCCCGTCCCCTGCaacatacaacaacaacaacaaaaaatctggGCATCCCAGAGAGCATCCCAGAAGACATAAACCAaaatgagagggggaaaacagttGGCCGGCTGATTTGAAGCACTTGGCGAAGTATCGCTGCGGGGCACTTTGCTCATGCTCAAGTAGCTGAGCGGTGATCGGTCCTGCTTAGGTGCATGCGGGCAAATAGCTACTTTGGGATGGGGTGTTTTGGGCCGATGCCCCCGGCGTTCAGCACCACGGGCCTCTGGATTAACCACCGCACAGCGACAAGAAAATGCTGCAGTTGCAGAGTCCAGGGGATAAACACTGAGTTAATCGAGTGTGAAAAAAGAGGGCAACGGGCGGCGCCGAGAACCAAATCTGGCCATCTGCCGCTTGATAGTCTCTTCCGTTTTGATGTTGTGTTGGGGAACATCAGGGAGACGGGACACATCAACAATTTGGAGGAAGGGCGGCTTGTTTCTTTTTACGTTACTGCTCTAAaacttttctccccaccccttcagccAAAGCTGACATGAAGGGAAAGAGACAGCAATGGATGCTAGCagttggggtaggtgggaagcatCAGGGTGGGGGCATAAAAGGCACAATAAGAAACAGTTCTGTCTGGTCCAGTCTGCTCTATACCTAtgctcgccccccccctccacaagaaGCAACTGTAGGAAAGTAGTGTCGAGCGGGGCGGGACTGAACGTTTTCTTAAACTCACACAGTTGCTTTCTCTTCCCCGGTCCCTATCAAAGACAACCCTTTCTGCTTAGCAGAAAACCTCTTcgcaaaccaacaaacaaacatctTCGCACTCACAAACTCTGgtgcttcttcctttcttctgggTACCAAAACTGGCATCGGAAAGAAGACCCATACGTATACTTTGATCACGGCACAGCAAATTGTTAAGTCAGACCTTGCAAGGCCTTGGAAACATGTGGTCATCCCTATTTTTCCACCTCAAATGATTGGGTTGGGCAAACCCCTGGCAGGCGACGGCCCACAAGTAGACACCTGAGAAACATTAGGTACTGCTCAGGGAATCTGTTTGGCTCCAGCCACGGAGTCAAGATGGGGCCGCTCTGCACCTATGTCTGGTCCCACTCAGGGTTGTTCACTGAGAAAGGAATCGCACACAACTGCCCAAAAGGACACGTTT is part of the Sphaerodactylus townsendi isolate TG3544 linkage group LG04, MPM_Stown_v2.3, whole genome shotgun sequence genome and encodes:
- the TMEM186 gene encoding transmembrane protein 186 isoform X1, whose translation is MAGMLSSCGHLCLVSSWARSLQKATSLGRWERTSPHSFRMRTALLPCGWQSHAIQAVLPRWLGVSAPSQQAREQNPAENLKDFKPIYRFPGIRYCRAVSRLKLLQTGLTALILPPVWFLCWHGQVTQTECLYSTGVACFAGIMLYAMSHYFRRIIGMMYLNGDGTVLRVAHLTFWGRRNDIYCPVETVMTLDDIGDNWNELLLRFKQYNRDGCLYFTLRFGQVVDQEGFVKVFGRV
- the TMEM186 gene encoding transmembrane protein 186 isoform X2; this encodes MAGMLSSCGHLCLVSSWARSLQKATSLGRWERTSPHSFRIQAVLPRWLGVSAPSQQAREQNPAENLKDFKPIYRFPGIRYCRAVSRLKLLQTGLTALILPPVWFLCWHGQVTQTECLYSTGVACFAGIMLYAMSHYFRRIIGMMYLNGDGTVLRVAHLTFWGRRNDIYCPVETVMTLDDIGDNWNELLLRFKQYNRDGCLYFTLRFGQVVDQEGFVKVFGRV